A single Lolium perenne isolate Kyuss_39 chromosome 6, Kyuss_2.0, whole genome shotgun sequence DNA region contains:
- the LOC127305278 gene encoding uncharacterized protein translates to MQRGSEMRAVHNSVDTVNAAAAAIVSAGSRTQPTVEPRRKWADWLSVYFCFGSQKNDRRISHAVLVPEPASQRIDAPAPAIPDHPPPQVFPFIAPPSSPASFLQSGSASIIQSPMGPPSFSPRSPNSPSPTGPPSIFAIGPYAHETQVVSPPVFSAFTTEPSTAPFTPPPESVHLTTPSSPEVPYAKLLTSINNSKNGERGDIHSYHMYPESPIGRLISPSSVCSGTSSPFPDPESQQASSGSTFPSFPVRVPPKILDGDGIATQKLIPRHMRNGGSLLDGHISAAVPVVDFSARLQNNDHAMDHRVSFELTVEDVARCLEKKTAISGESAASSFHLSSTSNGDRSRESNETKAGLYVDETYHDLPEKARRSLSLRLAKEFKFSNTDAPQVEEAGALGSDWWANEKVAAIATEPRKSWSFRPVAQPGVS, encoded by the exons ATGCAGCGTGGGAGCGAGATGCGGGCCGTGCACAACAGCGTCGACACGgtgaacgccgccgccgccgccattgtCTCGGCCGGGAGCCGCACGCAGCCTACCGTGGAGCCG AGAAGGAAATGGGCTGATTGGTTGAGCGTATACTTCTGTTTTGGGTCTCAAAAGAATGACCGACGCATTAGCCATGCTGTCCTTGTCCCGGAACCTGCATCTCAGAGGATAGATGCACCTGCACCAGCAATTCCAGACCATCCACCTCCCCAGGTTTTCCCCTTCATTGCTCCTCCATCGTCACCTGCTTCTTTCCTTCAATCAGGATCTGCATCTATTATACAATCACCGATGGGGCCTCCATCATTTTCACCTCGCTCGCCAAATTCTCCATCACCCACAGGACCTCCATCCATCTTTGCTATTGGGCCATATGCACATGAGACACAGGTAGTCTCACCTCCAGTCTTCTCTGCCTTCACTACTGAACCTTCAACAGCTCCTTTCACTCCCCCACCAGAGTCTGTCCACCTGACAACCCCTTCTTCGCCTGAGGTGCCATATGCTAAGCTTTTGACTTCAATCAACAACAGCAAGAATGGTGAAAGGGGTGATATTCACTCGTACCATATGTACCCTGAGAGCCCAATAGGGCGCCTCATATCTCCAAGTTCGGTTTGTTCTGGCACTTCCTCCCCATTCCCTGACCCTGAGTCGCAGCAGGCTTCCTCAGGCTCCACTTTCCCCTCCTTCCCAGTTCGTGTGCCCCCAAAGATCCTCGATGGCGATGGCATTGCTACACAAAAGTTGATACCTCGCCATATGCGGAATGGTGGCTCCCTTTTGGATGGCCATATTTCAGCTGCTGTACCTGTTGTGGACTTCTCTGCGCGGCTTCAAAACAATGATCATGCTATGGATCACCGGGTCTCGTTTGAGTTGACAGTTGAAGATGTTGCCCGCTGCCTGGAGAAGAAAACTGCAATTTCAGGAGAATCTGCTGCATCATCATTTCACCTCTCATCAACCAGTAATGGTGACCGCTCCAGGGAATCCAATGAAACTAAGGCAGGGCTGTATGTTGATGAAACATACCATGACTTGCCTGAGAAAGCTCGTCGCTCCCTGTCCCTTCGACTGGCCAAAGAGTTCAAGTTCAGCAACACTGATGCTCCTCAGGTGGAGGAGGCGGGAGCGCTTGGCTCTGACTGGTGGGCAAATGAGAAAGTTGCTGCGATCGCAACAGAGCCAAGGAAGAGCTGGTCCTTCCGCCCTGTTGCGCAGCCAGGGGTCAGCTAA